In Isoptericola jiangsuensis, the following proteins share a genomic window:
- a CDS encoding RrF2 family transcriptional regulator translates to MRVSAKADYAVRATVELAAHDSSDPVSAEALAAAQQIPHRFLEAILRDLRRDGIVVSRRGSRGGYVMARPAAEVTIADVVRAVDGPLVYVRDERPSDLEYTGAALSLLHVWVALRANVRAVLEQVTVADVVDGTIPVEIRALLDDSGAWENP, encoded by the coding sequence GTGAGGGTCTCGGCGAAGGCCGACTATGCGGTGCGCGCGACGGTGGAGCTGGCCGCTCATGACAGCTCGGACCCGGTGTCGGCGGAGGCGTTGGCGGCGGCGCAGCAGATTCCTCACCGCTTCCTCGAGGCGATCCTGCGGGATCTGCGGCGGGACGGGATCGTGGTGAGCCGGCGGGGGTCGCGCGGCGGGTACGTGATGGCTCGCCCTGCGGCAGAGGTGACGATCGCGGACGTGGTGCGTGCGGTGGACGGGCCGCTGGTCTACGTGCGGGACGAGCGTCCGTCGGACCTGGAGTACACCGGTGCGGCGCTGTCGCTGCTGCACGTGTGGGTGGCGTTGCGGGCGAACGTCCGGGCGGTGCTCGAGCAGGTGACGGTCGCGGACGTCGTCGACGGCACGATCCCGGTGGAGATCCGGGCGCTGCTCGACGACTCGGGCGCGTGGGAGAACCCCTGA
- a CDS encoding GTP-binding protein encodes MVVAGGFAVGKTTFIGSISDVEPLNTEAAMTEHSVGVDDAGGVTDRKTTTTVAMDFGRVSLPGNLWLYLFGTPGQDRFLFMWDDLVRGAIGAVVLVDTDRLEQCFPAIDYFESRGVPFVVGVNCFDGVAKHRLEDVREALQIPAHVPMLYTDARSRAATKQTLISLVQLAMRQLRSGSTAN; translated from the coding sequence ATCGTCGTCGCCGGCGGGTTCGCCGTCGGCAAGACGACGTTCATCGGGTCGATCTCCGACGTCGAGCCCCTCAACACCGAGGCCGCGATGACGGAGCACTCGGTGGGCGTCGACGACGCCGGTGGCGTCACCGACCGCAAGACCACCACCACGGTGGCGATGGACTTCGGTCGGGTGTCCCTGCCCGGGAACCTGTGGCTGTACCTGTTCGGCACCCCCGGCCAGGACCGCTTCCTGTTCATGTGGGACGACCTGGTGCGCGGCGCCATCGGCGCGGTCGTCCTCGTCGACACCGACCGCCTCGAGCAGTGCTTCCCCGCCATCGACTACTTCGAGTCGCGCGGCGTGCCGTTCGTCGTCGGCGTGAACTGCTTCGACGGCGTCGCCAAGCACCGCCTCGAGGACGTCCGCGAGGCGCTCCAGATCCCCGCGCACGTGCCGATGCTCTACACCGACGCCCGCTCCCGCGCCGCGACCAAGCAGACGCTCATCTCGCTGGTCCAGCTCGCGATGCGTCAGCTCCGCTCCGGCAGCACCGCGAACTGA
- a CDS encoding DUF742 domain-containing protein, with amino-acid sequence MSHAPFGSLGAHTADSYEASTVRPYAVTGGRVRSSMSDLPLEALVEVMPGAVSSFGLTPEKRAILQHAAHTYVSVAELSALLKLPLGVVRILVADMQEEGHITVHTSAPVNVHTGHGSNHSGLSLSVLESVLNGISAL; translated from the coding sequence ATGTCGCACGCACCGTTCGGTTCACTGGGCGCGCACACCGCGGACAGCTACGAGGCGTCCACGGTGCGTCCCTACGCGGTCACCGGTGGCCGCGTCCGGTCGTCCATGTCCGACCTTCCCCTGGAAGCACTGGTCGAGGTGATGCCGGGCGCGGTGAGCAGCTTCGGCCTCACCCCGGAGAAGCGCGCGATCCTGCAGCACGCGGCGCACACCTACGTGTCGGTGGCCGAGCTCTCCGCCCTGCTCAAGCTCCCCCTGGGAGTCGTCCGCATCCTGGTCGCGGACATGCAGGAAGAGGGTCACATCACCGTGCACACCTCGGCCCCGGTCAACGTCCACACGGGTCACGGCAGCAACCACTCGGGGCTTTCCCTGAGCGTCTTGGAGAGTGTTCTCAATGGCATTTCCGCCCTCTGA
- a CDS encoding roadblock/LC7 domain-containing protein — protein sequence MTLSTEATNFGWLLDNFVRTVPGSRHTLVVSADGLLMAMSDQLDRTSGDQLAAIVSGMSSLTRGASRQLNGGNVRQAVIEMDNGYLFLMNVSNGSVLAVVADASCDIGLIGYEMALLVSRTEATLTPQLISEMRGNLPVDGATRSARVG from the coding sequence GTGACCCTCAGTACTGAAGCGACCAACTTCGGGTGGCTTCTCGACAACTTCGTCCGGACCGTCCCCGGCAGCCGCCACACCCTGGTTGTCTCGGCCGACGGTCTGCTCATGGCGATGTCGGACCAGCTCGACCGCACGAGCGGCGACCAGCTCGCCGCGATCGTCTCCGGCATGTCGAGCCTCACCCGCGGCGCCTCACGGCAGCTCAACGGCGGCAACGTCCGCCAGGCCGTCATCGAGATGGACAACGGCTACCTCTTCCTGATGAACGTCTCGAACGGCTCCGTGCTCGCCGTCGTGGCGGACGCCAGCTGCGACATCGGCCTCATCGGCTACGAGATGGCGCTGCTGGTCTCGCGGACCGAGGCGACCCTCACCCCGCAGCTCATCTCCGAGATGCGCGGCAACCTCCCGGTCGACGGCGCCACGCGCTCCGCCCGGGTGGGATGA
- a CDS encoding ATP-binding protein, producing the protein MPIFVLVLAAGYISWGALDQAAEARQTSALVDSLEVQDDAGSAVAAERGLAFAALNEVPGAMERLVDAQEQTDETLDLRDAALRDLDLDSLSVNVQDAVQQTIDDRIVLDDLQSDVTSKQITAAQALQRYTEVIERALDVPRSLSAVSTDEGLVQRLNGYIAMDEAMLANTYERGLISVGLYKQGLARGQDDLSARDTTELAQLAQQMSAAISESDDLRSGAQDTLDRLGLGLTVPEMDEGLTTLRTNLEYLNPSGVDPEVAARSAELSQQWVDATQPVRDQVREETVTYASELSGNARNQAIGTMLATFGIVLLSVVIAVVIARRIVNPLRRLTAATADVRDRLPQMVEQMAVPGQNPGIDLVQVPVESSDEIGRLANAFNEVNETTMVVARQQAALRGSIAEMFVNVARRDQVLLNRQLAFLDELERSEEDPTTLSNLFRLDHLATRMRRNAESLLVLAGIDSGRRVRQPMPVSDVIRTASSEIELYDRVRLNLQSDPHMLGHNALTAAHLLAELLENATMFSEPHTPVEVTTTRDARGVVVAVRDHGLGMSADEIAEANVKVASAAATDAVGAQRLGLFVVGRLANRLGAQVVFGTGIEGRGTLVTVVLPAELFLADEALPLPQPTDPLEAATQRSAAQLSVPVREDHALSAPAAEPAPAPAPAAPAPAPAPAPAPVPTASFGQGLVEPEAPVAEPVDIDALTDGTTRAGMPRRRRAEGDAPTEAIVLPPLVTPTLDESAPEAEDAQWTPPQQVAPSERSLPSRHRGATHPAEPGPVSGALPLPEPERLTAPLEVEQRTGLFSNFRSMDRLGDGPEDTALQLDAINEDPADLPLGFGADTPAPAPAAAPTAPAAVERPAAPVSRSPWATDEVTPSSATSAESAEAEQDYAALPAFEDLMSDLPTRRGDAAANRKRGLFGRKPAADEPAEAPERSVAPASDPLTGRLVAEPAPAATRSDEPAPTASVPDAFRTGPVAPSPWTGPTERSTPAPAQPAAYRAPEVDHVPYQPAPAAPVEPRPAAGDDARPTPTAYGESVLPLRSTGHGAEDPLDPHYVPDTVEARSEWMASAVLYEEMSTLLQRGVFQEGNVTTTDQEPSYQPQSMPAPGPGLVRRSRTTEQPARTDRFTAQIERDPEQLRARLSAFQSATARGRSETTPGGVSTDGARP; encoded by the coding sequence GTGCCGATCTTCGTCCTCGTCCTCGCCGCCGGGTACATCTCGTGGGGCGCGCTGGACCAGGCGGCCGAGGCGCGACAGACCTCCGCCCTGGTCGACAGTCTCGAGGTGCAGGACGACGCCGGCAGTGCCGTCGCGGCGGAGCGCGGTCTCGCGTTCGCCGCGCTCAACGAGGTCCCGGGTGCGATGGAGAGGCTCGTCGACGCCCAGGAGCAGACCGACGAGACGCTGGACCTGCGCGACGCCGCGCTCCGCGACCTCGACCTCGACTCCCTCAGCGTGAACGTGCAGGACGCCGTCCAGCAGACCATCGACGACCGCATCGTGCTCGACGACCTCCAGAGCGACGTCACCTCGAAGCAGATCACGGCCGCCCAGGCGCTCCAGCGCTACACCGAGGTCATCGAGCGCGCCCTCGACGTGCCGCGCTCCCTCTCCGCCGTCTCCACCGACGAGGGTCTGGTGCAGCGGCTCAACGGCTACATCGCGATGGACGAGGCGATGCTGGCCAACACGTACGAGCGCGGCCTGATCTCCGTCGGCCTGTACAAGCAGGGCCTCGCCCGCGGCCAGGACGACCTGAGCGCCCGCGACACCACCGAGCTCGCGCAGCTCGCCCAGCAGATGTCCGCCGCCATCAGCGAGTCCGACGACCTCCGCTCCGGCGCCCAGGACACCCTGGACCGCCTCGGCCTCGGCCTCACGGTCCCCGAGATGGACGAGGGTCTGACCACCCTCCGCACCAACCTCGAGTACCTCAACCCGTCCGGTGTCGACCCCGAGGTCGCCGCCCGCTCCGCCGAGCTCTCGCAGCAGTGGGTCGACGCCACCCAGCCCGTGCGCGACCAGGTCCGCGAGGAGACCGTCACCTACGCGTCCGAGCTCTCCGGCAACGCCCGCAACCAGGCCATCGGCACCATGCTCGCGACCTTCGGCATCGTGCTGCTCTCGGTCGTCATCGCCGTCGTCATCGCGCGCCGCATCGTGAACCCGCTGCGCCGCCTCACCGCGGCCACCGCCGACGTGCGCGACCGCCTCCCGCAGATGGTCGAGCAGATGGCGGTCCCGGGTCAGAACCCCGGCATCGACCTCGTGCAGGTCCCCGTCGAGTCCTCCGACGAGATCGGCCGCCTCGCGAACGCGTTCAACGAGGTCAACGAGACGACGATGGTCGTCGCCCGGCAGCAGGCCGCCCTGCGTGGCTCCATCGCCGAGATGTTCGTCAACGTCGCCCGCCGCGACCAGGTGCTCCTCAACCGCCAGCTCGCGTTCCTCGACGAGCTCGAGCGGTCCGAGGAGGACCCGACGACGCTGTCGAACCTGTTCCGGCTCGACCACCTCGCGACCCGTATGCGCCGCAACGCCGAGTCCCTGCTCGTCCTCGCGGGCATCGACTCCGGCCGTCGAGTCCGCCAGCCGATGCCCGTCTCCGACGTCATCCGCACCGCGTCCTCCGAGATCGAGCTGTACGACCGCGTCCGGCTGAACCTGCAGTCCGACCCGCACATGCTCGGGCACAACGCGCTCACGGCCGCGCACCTCCTCGCCGAGCTCCTCGAGAACGCGACGATGTTCTCCGAGCCGCACACCCCCGTCGAGGTCACCACGACGCGCGACGCCCGCGGCGTCGTCGTCGCCGTGCGCGACCACGGTCTGGGCATGTCGGCCGACGAGATCGCCGAGGCCAACGTCAAGGTGGCCTCCGCCGCCGCGACCGACGCCGTCGGCGCCCAGCGCCTCGGCCTCTTCGTCGTCGGCCGGCTCGCGAACCGTCTCGGCGCCCAGGTCGTGTTCGGCACGGGCATCGAGGGGCGCGGCACCCTGGTCACCGTCGTCCTGCCGGCCGAGCTCTTCCTCGCGGACGAGGCGCTGCCGCTGCCGCAGCCGACCGACCCGCTGGAGGCCGCCACGCAGCGGTCCGCCGCGCAGCTCTCCGTGCCCGTCCGGGAGGACCACGCGCTGTCGGCACCCGCCGCCGAGCCCGCCCCGGCACCGGCCCCCGCCGCGCCGGCGCCCGCCCCGGCTCCCGCGCCCGCCCCGGTGCCGACGGCATCGTTCGGGCAGGGGCTCGTCGAGCCCGAGGCCCCCGTCGCCGAGCCCGTCGACATCGACGCGCTGACGGACGGCACGACGCGCGCGGGCATGCCGCGACGTCGCCGCGCCGAGGGTGACGCCCCGACCGAGGCCATCGTGCTCCCGCCGCTCGTCACGCCCACGCTCGACGAGTCGGCGCCCGAGGCCGAGGACGCCCAGTGGACGCCCCCGCAGCAGGTCGCCCCGTCGGAGCGCTCGCTCCCCAGCCGACACCGCGGTGCCACGCACCCGGCCGAGCCCGGCCCGGTGTCGGGGGCGCTGCCGCTGCCCGAGCCCGAGCGCCTGACCGCCCCCCTCGAGGTGGAGCAGCGCACGGGCCTGTTCTCCAACTTCCGGTCGATGGACCGCCTGGGGGACGGCCCGGAGGACACCGCCCTCCAGCTCGACGCGATCAACGAGGACCCGGCGGACCTGCCGCTCGGCTTCGGCGCCGACACTCCCGCGCCGGCGCCCGCCGCGGCCCCCACCGCGCCGGCCGCCGTCGAGAGGCCCGCCGCTCCCGTGTCCCGGTCGCCCTGGGCGACCGACGAGGTCACCCCGTCGTCGGCGACCTCCGCCGAGAGCGCCGAGGCGGAGCAGGACTACGCCGCGCTGCCCGCGTTCGAGGACCTCATGTCCGACCTCCCGACCCGACGTGGGGACGCCGCCGCCAACCGCAAGCGCGGTCTGTTCGGCCGCAAGCCGGCCGCGGACGAGCCCGCGGAGGCCCCGGAACGGTCGGTCGCCCCGGCGTCCGACCCGCTGACCGGTCGCCTCGTCGCCGAGCCCGCCCCGGCGGCGACCCGGTCCGACGAGCCCGCGCCCACGGCCTCCGTGCCCGACGCGTTCCGCACCGGACCCGTCGCACCGTCGCCGTGGACCGGACCCACGGAGCGGTCCACGCCGGCCCCGGCCCAGCCCGCGGCCTACCGTGCTCCCGAGGTCGACCACGTCCCCTACCAGCCGGCACCTGCCGCGCCCGTCGAGCCCCGCCCCGCCGCGGGCGACGACGCACGGCCGACCCCGACCGCCTACGGCGAGTCGGTCCTGCCCCTGCGTTCGACGGGCCACGGCGCCGAGGACCCGCTCGACCCCCACTACGTGCCCGACACCGTCGAGGCGCGCTCGGAGTGGATGGCCTCGGCCGTCCTCTACGAGGAGATGTCGACCCTGCTCCAGCGGGGTGTCTTCCAGGAAGGGAACGTGACGACCACCGACCAGGAGCCGTCCTACCAGCCGCAGTCGATGCCGGCCCCCGGACCGGGCCTGGTCCGGCGGAGCCGTACGACCGAGCAGCCCGCCCGGACCGACCGGTTCACGGCGCAGATCGAACGTGACCCGGAGCAGCTGCGGGCCCGATTGTCGGCCTTCCAGTCGGCGACGGCCCGTGGTCGTTCCGAGACGACCCCCGGTGGGGTCTCGACGGATGGGGCTCGACCGTGA
- a CDS encoding NAD(P)H-quinone oxidoreductase: MRAVTITVQGGSGKLTTSVTNLPDPDTGEIVVDVAASGVNRADLLQRAGAYPPPPDAPEWPGLEVSGIVRALGPGVSSRRVGDRVVALLGGGGYADRVVVPAAQTLPVPAGVDLVDAAGLPEAVCTAWTNLVDTGRLTRGETLLVHGGSGGVGSVAVQLGVALGARVVTTAGGPERVARCRELGADVVVDHRRDDVVAAVRDATDGRGADVVLDVLGGGALPDNVRVLAPGGRLVVIGLQQGRRGELDLAALMAKRATVTGTTLRSRSPREKAAIVAAVGEHVWPMVADGRLRPVVHERVPLADAERALAMLEGGEAFGKVLLVP, from the coding sequence GTGCGAGCGGTCACGATAACGGTCCAGGGCGGGTCAGGGAAACTCACCACGAGCGTGACGAACCTCCCCGATCCGGACACGGGCGAGATCGTGGTCGATGTCGCAGCAAGCGGTGTGAACCGCGCTGACCTGCTGCAACGTGCCGGCGCGTACCCTCCGCCGCCCGACGCTCCCGAGTGGCCGGGACTCGAGGTGTCCGGTATTGTCCGCGCGCTCGGCCCTGGCGTGTCCTCCCGGCGTGTCGGTGATCGCGTGGTCGCGCTGCTCGGCGGCGGAGGCTACGCCGACCGGGTGGTGGTGCCCGCCGCGCAGACCTTGCCCGTCCCGGCGGGCGTCGACCTGGTGGACGCCGCGGGGCTCCCGGAGGCCGTGTGCACCGCGTGGACGAACCTCGTCGACACGGGCCGCCTCACCCGCGGGGAGACCCTGCTGGTGCACGGCGGGTCCGGCGGCGTGGGGAGCGTCGCGGTGCAGCTCGGCGTGGCACTCGGCGCGCGCGTCGTGACGACGGCGGGTGGTCCCGAGCGGGTCGCGCGCTGCCGGGAGCTCGGTGCGGACGTCGTCGTCGACCATCGGCGCGACGACGTCGTGGCCGCGGTGCGGGACGCGACCGACGGCCGCGGTGCCGACGTCGTGCTGGACGTGCTGGGCGGCGGGGCCCTGCCCGACAACGTGCGCGTCCTCGCGCCCGGCGGGCGCCTGGTCGTGATCGGCCTGCAGCAGGGGCGGCGCGGCGAGCTGGACCTCGCGGCGCTCATGGCGAAGCGGGCGACCGTGACGGGCACGACCCTGCGGTCGCGCAGCCCGCGCGAGAAGGCCGCGATCGTCGCCGCGGTGGGCGAGCACGTGTGGCCGATGGTGGCCGACGGCCGGCTTCGTCCCGTCGTGCACGAGCGGGTCCCCCTGGCCGACGCCGAGCGCGCACTGGCGATGCTCGAGGGCGGCGAGGCGTTCGGCAAGGTGCTGCTGGTGCCGTGA
- a CDS encoding EamA family transporter translates to MPAPALFVVSGLTLYLGAAVAVGLFDTLGAPTVSWWRIVLAAVVLLAWRRPWRRRWTRRDLLVAAAFGAALAAMNIVFYVGIDHLPLGVAVAIEFTGPIAVAAVTGRGWRERGAIVVAAGGVVLLAGVTLDGDLPREDVVVGLVAVLAAAACWAGYIVLGKRVAGAGSGVDGLAVGMLAGALLFAPLYGASVPDVVADPALLGFLLVVAVCSSVVPYVLDQVVLRRVGTATFSVLLAMLPATATVVGAVVLRQLPTWPEVVGLALVTGAIAMTATGRR, encoded by the coding sequence GTGCCCGCACCCGCGCTGTTCGTCGTGTCCGGGCTGACGCTCTACCTCGGCGCCGCCGTCGCCGTCGGTCTGTTCGACACCCTCGGCGCGCCCACGGTGAGCTGGTGGCGCATCGTCCTGGCCGCCGTCGTCCTCCTCGCCTGGCGTCGGCCCTGGCGTCGTCGCTGGACACGCCGCGACCTCCTGGTCGCCGCCGCGTTCGGCGCCGCCCTGGCCGCGATGAACATCGTGTTCTACGTCGGCATCGACCACCTGCCCCTCGGCGTCGCCGTCGCCATCGAGTTCACCGGACCCATCGCGGTGGCCGCCGTCACCGGGCGGGGCTGGCGCGAGCGTGGCGCCATCGTCGTCGCCGCCGGAGGGGTCGTCCTGCTCGCCGGCGTGACCCTCGACGGCGATCTGCCGCGCGAGGACGTCGTCGTCGGCCTGGTCGCCGTCCTCGCCGCCGCCGCGTGCTGGGCCGGGTACATCGTGCTCGGCAAGCGCGTCGCCGGGGCCGGGTCCGGCGTCGACGGGCTCGCCGTCGGCATGCTGGCCGGTGCGCTGCTGTTCGCCCCGCTCTACGGCGCCTCCGTGCCGGACGTCGTCGCCGACCCGGCGCTGCTCGGCTTCCTGCTGGTCGTCGCGGTCTGCTCGTCCGTGGTGCCGTACGTCCTCGACCAGGTGGTGCTGCGGCGCGTCGGCACGGCCACGTTCTCCGTGCTGCTCGCCATGCTGCCCGCCACGGCGACGGTGGTCGGCGCCGTCGTGCTGCGCCAGCTGCCCACGTGGCCGGAGGTCGTCGGGCTCGCGCTCGTCACCGGGGCGATCGCGATGACGGCGACCGGACGCCGCTGA
- a CDS encoding DUF805 domain-containing protein gives MGFGDAVKSVFGNYATFSGRARRSEFWFWYLFMAIVGAVGGTVLGITAGTTLDIETGTVSGGFWAVYAVFMLVMLALVLPSIAVSVRRLHDTDRSGFWYFLGFVPFGGIVLLVFWAGEGTPGDNRFGASPKAVAAPVPAAV, from the coding sequence ATGGGTTTCGGCGACGCCGTCAAGTCCGTCTTCGGCAACTACGCCACGTTCTCGGGCCGTGCCCGCCGCTCCGAGTTCTGGTTCTGGTACCTGTTCATGGCCATCGTCGGGGCCGTCGGCGGCACCGTGCTGGGCATCACGGCCGGCACGACCCTCGACATCGAGACCGGCACGGTCTCGGGCGGCTTCTGGGCCGTCTACGCGGTCTTCATGCTGGTCATGCTCGCCCTCGTGCTGCCGTCGATCGCCGTCTCCGTGCGTCGTCTCCACGACACCGACCGCTCCGGCTTCTGGTACTTCCTCGGCTTCGTGCCGTTCGGCGGCATCGTCCTGCTGGTCTTCTGGGCCGGCGAGGGCACGCCCGGCGACAACCGCTTCGGTGCCAGCCCGAAGGCCGTGGCCGCTCCGGTGCCCGCCGCCGTCTGA
- a CDS encoding carbohydrate ABC transporter permease: MTTTPTPGQAAGPLVDDDVPAEPRKLTRLEKRAIATKGRLSSPWASGIAIIIAILWTIPSVGLLVTSFRPELDIRNSGWWTVFGGIFSGEAEFTADNYNEVLYGNSSNLSATFVNSFVITIPAVIIPITLALLAAYAFAWIQFRGREFLFVAVFALQVVPLQVALVPLLSDYVDWGINGSFWTVWLSHSIFALPLAIFLLHNFMKDIPPSLVEAARVDGAGHVKIFFRVLFPLLVPAIASFGIFQFLWVWNDLLVGLTFTSPAYRPMTVAVAELAGSRGGDWHLLTAGAFVAMIVPLIVFIALQRYFVRGMLAGAVKG, translated from the coding sequence ATGACGACGACACCGACGCCGGGGCAGGCCGCCGGCCCGCTGGTCGACGACGACGTCCCGGCCGAGCCCCGCAAGCTGACCCGCCTCGAGAAGCGGGCCATCGCCACCAAGGGTCGGCTCAGCTCGCCCTGGGCATCCGGCATCGCGATCATCATCGCGATCCTCTGGACGATCCCGTCGGTCGGCCTGCTGGTGACCTCTTTCCGGCCGGAGCTCGACATCCGCAACAGCGGCTGGTGGACCGTCTTCGGCGGCATCTTCAGCGGCGAGGCCGAGTTCACCGCCGACAACTACAACGAGGTCCTCTACGGCAACAGCTCGAACCTGTCGGCGACGTTCGTCAACTCGTTCGTCATCACGATCCCGGCCGTCATCATCCCGATCACGCTCGCCCTGCTCGCCGCGTACGCGTTCGCGTGGATCCAGTTCAGGGGCCGGGAGTTCCTGTTCGTCGCCGTGTTCGCGCTCCAGGTGGTGCCGCTCCAGGTCGCGCTGGTCCCGCTGCTGTCCGACTACGTCGACTGGGGGATCAACGGCTCGTTCTGGACCGTGTGGCTGTCGCACTCGATCTTCGCGCTGCCGCTCGCGATCTTCCTGCTGCACAACTTCATGAAGGACATCCCGCCCTCCCTCGTGGAGGCGGCCCGCGTCGACGGGGCCGGGCACGTGAAGATCTTCTTCCGCGTCCTGTTCCCGCTGCTCGTGCCCGCCATCGCGTCGTTCGGCATCTTCCAGTTCCTGTGGGTCTGGAACGACCTGCTCGTCGGCCTGACGTTCACCAGCCCCGCCTACCGGCCGATGACGGTCGCGGTCGCGGAGCTGGCGGGGTCGCGCGGCGGCGACTGGCACCTGCTCACCGCGGGCGCGTTCGTCGCGATGATCGTCCCGCTCATCGTGTTCATCGCGCTCCAGCGGTACTTCGTGCGCGGCATGCTGGCGGGGGCGGTCAAGGGCTGA
- a CDS encoding carbohydrate ABC transporter permease has translation MSWLLEPSGVGEKFLVMFVAILLFVAVMSLILFVVDRPKRIPNWVVALGFVGLPLAFLLYGLVRPALITLWNSFFNRNSTEFVGVDNYVTAFTQPQFQKVLLVTAAWVILAPLLSTVIGLVYAVLVDRTRFEKLAKALVFIPMAISMVGASIIWGFVYEFRPDQAGIQQIGLLNQLLVWLGFPPQQFLIGQPWNTGFLIVVMIWIQTGFAMTVLSAAIKAIPDDIVEAARLDGLHGMQMFRFITVPSIRPALVVVLTTIAMATLKAFDIVRTMTGGQFGTQVVANEFYTQAFRQNNQGLAAALAVVLFILVIPIIVYNVGQMRKAEDIR, from the coding sequence GTGTCCTGGCTGCTCGAACCGTCCGGAGTCGGCGAGAAGTTCCTCGTCATGTTCGTGGCGATCCTGTTGTTCGTCGCCGTCATGAGTCTCATCCTGTTCGTCGTCGACCGGCCGAAGCGCATCCCGAACTGGGTCGTCGCGCTCGGCTTCGTGGGGCTGCCGCTCGCGTTCCTGCTCTACGGGCTGGTGCGACCGGCGCTCATCACGTTGTGGAACTCGTTCTTCAACCGCAACAGCACGGAGTTCGTCGGCGTCGACAACTACGTCACCGCGTTCACCCAGCCGCAGTTCCAGAAGGTCCTGCTGGTCACCGCGGCCTGGGTCATCCTCGCGCCTTTGCTGAGCACCGTCATCGGGCTCGTCTACGCCGTGCTCGTGGACCGCACCCGGTTCGAGAAGCTCGCCAAGGCGCTCGTGTTCATCCCGATGGCGATCTCCATGGTGGGCGCGTCCATCATCTGGGGGTTCGTCTACGAGTTCCGACCCGACCAGGCGGGCATCCAGCAGATCGGTCTGCTCAACCAGCTCCTCGTCTGGCTCGGCTTCCCACCGCAGCAGTTCCTCATCGGGCAGCCGTGGAACACCGGGTTCCTCATCGTCGTCATGATCTGGATCCAGACCGGTTTCGCGATGACGGTGCTGTCCGCGGCGATCAAGGCGATCCCGGACGACATCGTCGAGGCCGCCCGTCTCGACGGGCTGCACGGCATGCAGATGTTCCGGTTCATCACGGTGCCGAGCATCCGCCCCGCCCTCGTCGTCGTCCTGACGACGATCGCGATGGCGACGCTCAAGGCGTTCGACATCGTCCGCACGATGACGGGCGGGCAGTTCGGCACCCAGGTCGTGGCGAACGAGTTCTACACGCAGGCGTTCCGGCAGAACAACCAGGGCCTCGCGGCCGCCCTCGCCGTCGTGCTGTTCATCCTCGTGATCCCGATCATCGTCTACAACGTGGGTCAGATGCGGAAGGCGGAGGACATCCGATGA